From Triticum urartu cultivar G1812 chromosome 2, Tu2.1, whole genome shotgun sequence, a single genomic window includes:
- the LOC125540393 gene encoding AT-hook motif nuclear-localized protein 9-like, with product MDGKDLISPSDLPPFYGQQQQQQQHLRMLGGTGGGGGQHSPSSLAGMHSVIRPMPNMSMSPTAILQSIGGGASSLAGMQFNMDNTTSPSSMLQHAGNMGGSVSGSGTTMPVASPPPEPVKRKRGRPRKYGPDGAMKHHMSSSSSSAHHQQQQHQMMGAPQQRMGSMAGQGMAGGLDDAAQKKKRGRPPGTGKKLSSPSSKPSGNAFPGSAGTSFTPHIITASPSEDVAGKISAFASQSPRAVCVLSAMGSVSRAVLRHPADHPPSYNNPAIYEGLYEILSLSGSYNLNEGQQNQTDGISVTLCSPERHVIGGVLGGALVAASTVQVVLGTFVQGGSKSKSKKVAKPPAFGPDSLSGAGPDVVSPSSGHNQNLTSPPSIVSTGGWPSSGIFDTRSSNIDINSSRG from the exons ATGGATGGCAAAGACCTCATCTCACCGTCCGACCTGCCGCCATTCTATggccagcagcagcagcagcagcagcacctCCGCATGCTCGGCGgcaccggcggcggcggggggcaGCATAGCCCCTCCTCGCTCGCCGGGATGCACTCCGTCATCCGCCCCATGCCCAACATGAGCATGAGCCCCACCGCCATCCTCCAGTCCATCGGCGGCGGCGCCTCCTCCCTCGCCGGCATGCAGTTCAACATGGACAACACCACGTCCCCTTCCTCCATGTTGCAGCACGCCGGCAACATGGGCGGCTCTGTTTCTGGCTCGGGCACGACGATGCCGGTGGCCAGCCCGCCGCCGGAGCCCGTCAAGCGGAAGCGGGGCAGGCCGCGCAAGTACGGGCCCGACGGCGCCATGAAGCACCACATGTCCTCGTCTTCCTCGTCGGCGCATCATCAGCAGCAGCAACATCAGATGATGGGCGCGCCTCAGCAGAGGATGGGGTCGATGGCCGGGCAGGGCATGGCGGGCGGGCTCGACGACGCGGCCCAGAAGAAGAAGCGCGGCCGACCGCCAGGCACCGGGAAGAAGCTCTCCTCACCCAGCAGTAAACCCTCCG GCAATGCGTTCCCTGGTTCAGCTGGAACGAGCTTTACTCCCCACATCATCACAGCATCTCCTTCAGAG GACGTCGCAGGGAAGATCTCGGCATTCGCGAGCCAGTCACCGAGGGCGGTGTGCGTGCTCTCAGCGATGGGGTCCGTCTCCAGGGCCGTCCTGCGCCACCCGGCAGATCATCCTCCTTCCTACAATAACCCTGCCATTTACGAG GGATTGTATGAAATCCTGAGTTTATCCGGCTCTTACAATCTGAACGAGGGCCAGCAAAATCAAACCGACGGGATCAGCGTCACGCTCTGCAGCCCGGAGAGGCATGTCATTGGAGGTGTCCTGGGTGGAGCATTGGTGGCTGCCAGTACTGTGCAG GTGGTGCTAGGGACTTTTGTGCAAGGAGGATCCAAATCAAAGTCCAAGAAAGTCGCGAAACCACCGGCTTTCGGTCCCGACTCGCTCTCCGGCGCTGGGCCAGATGTGGTGTCGCCCAGCTCAGGGCATAACCAAAACCTAACGTCGCCGCCCTCCATTGTATCGACGGGAGGGTGGCCTAGCTCTGGGATATTTGACACGCGAAGTTCCAACATTGATATCAACTCTTCTAGAGGATAG